GCGCACCGGCATATCGACAATGACCATATCTTTCATATGGGTCGTAAACGTATAGGGTGCCATCGCTTCCATATCGTCCCGCGGATCGCAAAATACCGTAAACCCGTTGGCCGTATCAAGCGCCGCTCCCACGTTCGGAAGGTCCATCCGATCGAACAGATACGCCATCTCGCGCCCGGTAAAATCGCAATGATTTTCGACCGCGAGGTCCAGTCCTGCGTCCGCCGCGATTTTCCCCGCCTCGCGCAAAGCCGGGACCAGAGAGTCCAGATGCTCGCGCACGCCGAGGCTCCGGTTGAAGCGGCTCGTCTTGACGTTCAGCCGGCCGTAGCCGGTCCGCACGACCGGCATGCCGAGAAGACTCGCCGCCCCGATCGCGTTCACGAACCGCGACCTGGCCTCGGCATCCGCATGGGGGCCGCTTACGCCAAAGGCGCCGGGCGCGGTAAGCTCCAGCTCCATGCCGAGCGAATCGGCCAGCGCCTTGATTTCGAGCAGCCTGCCCCTATCATCCGGCAGATGCCCGAATCCGATCTGGTGTACCGTGCAGCCCAAAGCGGCCAGCCGGCGGATTTGCCATTCCGTAATGCCGTCCTTCGGCATGCCTTCAGGCGCCGGATAGAAACCGCCCTGCACGCCGATTTTCATGGAACGGAGCCTCGTGCCCGCATTCCGGTCCGTTTGCAGCAGATCAGCCATTCGTTCCCCGTCCTTTCCGAATTTGTAAATGAGGAATCGGCATACCGTCACCGCAGCGGGGAGAACTCATCGTTCCCCCCGCTTCGATAACATTGCCGCTTACGATTTCCCTTTCCAGTTCTTGTCGTATTCGGTTTGTTGAATCTTGAGGAATTGGTCGAGCCCGATATTTTTCAGTTCGGACAGATACGTATCCCAATCCTTCTCGATATCCCGGTTGCCGACGATGAAGTCGGCGGTAGCCGCTTCATAATATTTCTTCAGATCCTGATGGAGCTGATTGTACTGCTGGGCGGTATCGGGATCGAAGAAGAACTTCGGTACGGAAACCTTTTCCGCGTATTGGTCATAGCCTTTCGCTGCGTCGTACAGCGAGGTTTCGAGGTCGAATTGACCGGCGGGCAGCTTCGAGCGCGCGTCGGAGCCCCAGCGCTGCCATATGCTGTTGGCGCCGTGCCAATGCGCTTTCTGCGGGTCCTGCCAAATGTCGCTGCCGATAATCTCGAATTGCGCTTCGCCGCCGTTTGCCGCCACCGTGCCCGACTTCGGCTTATCCCAATTGACTCCCGGCGTGCCATAACGGCCTCTGGCGTTCGCATCCGCGGTGTATTGAAAATCGATCCATTTGATCGCCGCTTCCTTGTCTTTGACCGATGCGGGAATCATAAACTTGTACGAGCCAATCTCGCCGTAATCGTTGCGGTATGCATTCTGGAAGCCGCTCGGTCCTTTAAGCGGCATTACGATCTGATAGCGCAGCCTCGTGGCGTCGTTTGCCGCAAACACGTGCTGCCCGCCGCCGGCCACCGCGCCGACCGTCTCTCCGTTATTCAGCTCGACCGTCTGCTTCATTTGATTTTCGTCGTTGGTAAATGCCGCGGGATCGATCAGCCCTTCTTTGTAAAGCTTGTTCAAATAACGCAGGCCGTCCCTCCACTCCGGCGTTGCATAAGCGGCGACGATTTTGTCGTTTTTGACATACAAGCCGTCGCCGTCAAAATAGGTAAACGCATGCAGGATAAACTGATGGATATTGGCGTACCAGCTCTTAGGCGACCCGGTGATGCCGATTTCGTCCGCTTTCCCGTTGCCGTTCGGATCCTTTTCCT
This genomic window from Paenibacillus humicola contains:
- a CDS encoding sugar phosphate isomerase/epimerase family protein, with amino-acid sequence MADLLQTDRNAGTRLRSMKIGVQGGFYPAPEGMPKDGITEWQIRRLAALGCTVHQIGFGHLPDDRGRLLEIKALADSLGMELELTAPGAFGVSGPHADAEARSRFVNAIGAASLLGMPVVRTGYGRLNVKTSRFNRSLGVREHLDSLVPALREAGKIAADAGLDLAVENHCDFTGREMAYLFDRMDLPNVGAALDTANGFTVFCDPRDDMEAMAPYTFTTHMKDMVIVDMPVRGYIPMTAQGCALGEGHVDLSLAVDLLEKHSPRAEGLHLLIEPGWMAWDPDRDRLEQEYDYFERGIRYMKNLLEEKIRNAEENHDEA
- a CDS encoding extracellular solute-binding protein, coding for MRKRVCGLWIVLLAVMMAVSACSGSKSGSSTQNGGEGGTAAEGSKDGGSDQLATLTVTTPRWPNTLSYEYGQNDLTTWEQDQTHVKIKWNLYPDADKIQKLNLELSSGGDLGDVIMGDFGADNSFLATYGSQDALIPLEDLIDKYAPNIKEQFEQYPDLKKSVTAPDGHIYGLRELGVCYNCDRAMRFWINSDFLKKLNMKMPTTTDELEQYLKAVKEKDPNGNGKADEIGITGSPKSWYANIHQFILHAFTYFDGDGLYVKNDKIVAAYATPEWRDGLRYLNKLYKEGLIDPAAFTNDENQMKQTVELNNGETVGAVAGGGQHVFAANDATRLRYQIVMPLKGPSGFQNAYRNDYGEIGSYKFMIPASVKDKEAAIKWIDFQYTADANARGRYGTPGVNWDKPKSGTVAANGGEAQFEIIGSDIWQDPQKAHWHGANSIWQRWGSDARSKLPAGQFDLETSLYDAAKGYDQYAEKVSVPKFFFDPDTAQQYNQLHQDLKKYYEAATADFIVGNRDIEKDWDTYLSELKNIGLDQFLKIQQTEYDKNWKGKS